GTGCCTTCGGTGATGTTGAGGCGTTTGCTGATCTCGCGGTTGGTGTAAGCCTGCGCGATCATCCTGATGACTTCCAATTCCCGTTCCGTGAGAACGCGATCCGGTGGGCTCTTCTGTAGCCCCTCGTCCGGCGGGGAGGCCGCGTGAGGTCGTGCGGCCGCGATGAGGCGGTGGAGCGCGTCCTCGCTGATGCTCTTGTCCGCGAAGGCCGAAGCGCCCGCGCGGGTGAGCTGGCGCTGAAGGACGGCGTCGGTGTGCATGGTGAGGATGATGACAGCCGTCGTCGGCGACCGTCGTCGGACTGTGGTGATGGTCTGCTCGGGCGGCGGCCCGGGCATCTCGACATCCAGCAGCAGGACGTCGGGTGCGGTGTCCACTGCGAGTCTGATCGCGGCGTCCCCGTCGCTTGCTTCACCGACGACGTCGAAGTAGCGTTCGATGAGGGCGCGCACTCCCTTGCGGAAGAGGGCGTGGTCATCGGCGAGCACCACTGTCCGGGTCATGTGCTGGACTCCCGGCGTGCGATCGTCAAAGCCACAGTGGTCCCGGCTCCCGGGCGGGAGTGGATCGACAAGTCCGCGCCGATGAGTTCTGCGCGTTCCTGGGCGGCGATCAGGCCGAGAGCGCCCGGCCGGATCGTGTCGCGCTCGAAGCCGACTCCGTCGTCCGCGACGCTGATCCGCAACCGGTCGGGGTGCCAGGTGGAGACCACGCTGATGCGGCCGGCGCGGGAGTGGCGGCGTGCGTTGTGGATGGCTTCGCGGACGATGATGAACGCTTCCTCCTGGACACCGGCCGGCAGGGAGCGCGGGGTGCCCTTGCTCGTGGCGTCAACGTGCGGCGGGTCCGAGACGAGATCGGCGACGTAGTCGAGGATCGCCTGATCGAGGAGTTTGTCGCCGACGGAGTGCCGGAGGTCGAGCGCCAGAGAGCGTGTCTCCTCCAAAGCCGACTCCAGCAGGTCGAGCGCTTCGGCGATGCGTCCCGCTGTGGAGCTCGTCGGTTGCCGGCTGAGGCGGACGCGCTGGATCCCGGCGGCGATCCCGTGTGCGACTCGATCGTGGAGTTCGCGTGAGATCCCGAGTCGTTCCTCAGTGTGGGCGACCGCCAGACGTTCCAGCAGCGCATCGACATAGGCGAGTGATGCCGGCACGACTTCATCCATGATCGCCGCGTTGAGTGCGCGGGCCACCGCCGACCCATCCTGATGGTCGATCGTGAGTTCGGTCAGAGCGATGTCGAACAGGAGGGTCGCCGCAGTGAGGCTGTCGCTGGGATGGATGTTCTGCTCAGCTCGTGTCCTCCCGACGCC
This genomic stretch from Leifsonia sp. EB41 harbors:
- a CDS encoding response regulator; this encodes MVLADDHALFRKGVRALIERYFDVVGEASDGDAAIRLAVDTAPDVLLLDVEMPGPPPEQTITTVRRRSPTTAVIILTMHTDAVLQRQLTRAGASAFADKSISEDALHRLIAAARPHAASPPDEGLQKSPPDRVLTERELEVIRMIAQAYTNREISKRLNITEGTVKRHTTNIYAKLQATSRIDAVRKVVRLRLLDGGS
- a CDS encoding sensor histidine kinase; amino-acid sequence: MARRSSSRYRRSRARGNVAKVTSRLARAGLASVHDCPVVPGNPAQLSAEEAARLDARITDELVRRLSARGSALTADPVVSEQVAAQVHRILRRTFEFLCISVEDAPPPAPPTGVGRTRAEQNIHPSDSLTAATLLFDIALTELTIDHQDGSAVARALNAAIMDEVVPASLAYVDALLERLAVAHTEERLGISRELHDRVAHGIAAGIQRVRLSRQPTSSTAGRIAEALDLLESALEETRSLALDLRHSVGDKLLDQAILDYVADLVSDPPHVDATSKGTPRSLPAGVQEEAFIIVREAIHNARRHSRAGRISVVSTWHPDRLRISVADDGVGFERDTIRPGALGLIAAQERAELIGADLSIHSRPGAGTTVALTIARRESST